A window of the Echeneis naucrates chromosome 3, fEcheNa1.1, whole genome shotgun sequence genome harbors these coding sequences:
- the sltm gene encoding SAFB-like transcription modulator isoform X1, translating into MASGAISTESKKISELRVVDLKLELKRRNLDISGVKSVLLARLRQAVEDEGGDPENFQIQLLNDTPRKGGKAKGKRLDSDTDTTAEDVFSKETEEYESEKDVTDTDDGTRENSKAAPSEDSLAQPEAETLAEAEPESEAITVEADSEPEPEVDAEAEPEPEPEVDADADPEVDEDADLELDGEAEPEVEAELAEMDAEAMNSSKEAEDDHLSVSIPNEDAITLDVDGDDLLETGKHVKLPDPDAEKGTDEPEASAETGPDDDDMKVEETEGHKSGKKDDGSRCEPTKKDSRDSLKNADTGDKEKDSGKKGPSTTGASGQAKSSSRDRDGKVAKDEKGVVSSNSSSSRNVWVSGLSSNTKAADLKNLFSKYGKVLSAKVVTNARSPGSKCYGLVTMSSSTEVTRCVSHLDCTELHGQQIYVERAKNDPFRKDPSKKEAEDKAASSKSSDKRSSTGLKWPSKAQQSYKKEDKKTDKLSEKDKDLSKKQEAKSGKSDSVSSNLGQDSLKKDDRKHGRPKSPGKMMVVDHAKGDTNFGKMRPFRRGRYFERPPVNMNIQRRPKWLIPPEELEMMKEKQRPFINKGDDKDILPFEKMKEQRMRERMARLERVRRAVELRRRREIAEQERRERERVRLIREREERENLLRERQRVEMERQKLERERLERERLERERIRIEQERRKEAERMAREREELRRQQEQLRYEQEKRNNLKRGREVDHGRREDPYWNGNKKMQSESDVRLNQGSNYNRQPNRFSNFSPRERGRFPEASAEQPNTYDRRTRFDGEPEVKKNRPAPHREGSGFERYPKNFDTVRRAEPPPPPRTELRDTDRRDRDERRPVPMHDRPMGARATIPGMSHNRAPRDGGHGWKNDGGVHSNKGDMRGPMRMRAERSSREGPGPALRGGSSASRGRSSFSDRDGGRPMVMNEQPFSSGRQVVVERHSREQGLRKEWHSGSSSQGGGFPDNRRMGDNRGSMMSPSSHSSSGMNRIVQITSNSIPSSGNVGGFKPFKGTQRQF; encoded by the exons ATGGCGTCGGGTGCCATTTCCACGGAGTCCAAGAAAATATCAGAATTAAGAGTTGTTGATCTAAAATTAGAGCTCAAGCGAAGGAATTTGGATATATCTGGTGTGAAGAGTGTTCTTCTTGCAAGACTGAGACAG GCTGTTGAGGATGAAGGCGGGGACCCAGAAAACTTTCAAATCCAGCTTTTAAATGACACACCGCGAAAAGGTGGAAAAGCTAAag GAAAACGTTTGGATTCAGATACGGATACCACTGCGGAAGACGTGTTTTCCAAG GAAACTGAAGAGTATGAATCAGAAAAAG ATGTAACTGATACAGATGATGGTACACGTGAAAATTCTAAAGCTGCACCGAGTGAGGACAGCCTTGCTCAGCCTGAGGCTGAGACCCTAGCTGAGGCTGAACCAGAGTCAGAAGCCATCACGGTTGAGGCTGATTCAGAGCCTGAGCCAGAGGTGGATGCGGAGGctgagccagagccagagccagaggtCGATGCAGATGCTGACCCTGAGGTGGATGAGGACGCTGACCTAGAGCTGGATGGGGAGGCTGAGCCAGAGGTAGAGGCCGAATTGGCTGAGATGGATGCTGAAGCCATGAATTCCTCTAAAGAAGCAGAAGACGATCACCTATCCGTCTCAATCCCAAATGAAGATGCCATCACCCTAGATGTTGATGGTGATGATCTCCTGGAAACAGGTAAACATGTGAAACTTCCAGATCCAGATGCCGAGAAGGGCACTGATGAGCCAGAGGCCTCTGCTGAGACGGGCCCAGATGATGATGACATGAAGGTGGAAGAAACAGAGGGCCACAAAAGTGGTAAGAAAGATGATGGATCCAGGTGTGAGCCCACAAAGAAGGACAGCAGGGACTCCTTGAAGAACGCTGATACGGGAGATAAAGAAAAGGATTCTGGGAAGAAAGGCCCCTCCACTACTGGGGCATCAGGTCAAGCAAAGAG CTCTTCAAGAGACAGGGACGGGAAAGTTGCAAAAGATGAAAAGG GAGTtgtcagcagcaacagcagctcttCTCGTAACGTATGGGTGAGTGGCCTTTCCTCAAACACCAAAGCAGCTGATCTAAAGAACCTGTTCAGCAAGTATGGGAAA GTGTTAAGTGCCAAGGTGGTTACAAATGCTCGCAGTCCTGGTTCAAAATGTTATGGCTTGGTCACGATGTCTTCAAGTACAGAAGTCACGCGGTGTGTCTCCCACCTTGACTGTACTGAGCTCCACGGACAACAGATCTATGTTGAAAGG gccAAAAACGATCCATTCAGAAAAGATCCCtcaaagaaagaagcagaggacAAAGCAGCATCCAGCAAATCAAGTGACAAGCGCAGCTCCACAGGGTTAAAATGGCCTAGCAA AGCACAACAATCCTAcaaaaaagaagacaagaaaacagataaactttcagaaaaggacaaagattTATCCAAGAAACAGGAGGCTAAAAGTGGAAAATCAGACTCTGTTTCGTCCAACTTGGGCCAAGATTCTTTGAAGAAAGATGACAGAAAGCATGGAC GGCCAAAAAGCCCAGGCAAGATGATGGTTGTGGATCATGCCAAGGGAGATACAAATTTCGGCAAAATGAGACCTTTCAGAAGGGGGCGTTATTTTGAAAGA CCCCCTGTCAACATGAATATTCAAAGAAGGCCAAAATGGTTGATTCCACCTGAGGAG TTGGAGATGATGAAGGAAAAACAGCGACCATTCATCAACAAGGGGGATGACAAAGATATCCTGCCTTTTGAGAAGATGAAGGAGCAGAGGATGCGTGAACGAATGGCTCGTTTGGAGCGCGTCCGTAGAGCTGTAGAGTTGCGCAG GCGGCGTGAAATTGCTGAACAAGAACGGCGCGAACGAGAGCGTGTCCGTTTGATAAGAGAACGTGAAGAACGGGAGAACCTCCTCAGGGAACGCCAGAGAGTAGAAATGGAAAGACAAAAGCTTGAAAGGGAGCgcttggagagagagaggcttgagagagagagaattcgTATTGAACAG GAACGCCGGAAAGAGGCTGAACGCATGGCGCGCGAACGTGAGGAGCTGCGGcggcagcaggagcagctccGCTATGAGCAAGAAAAGAGGAACAACCTCAAAAGAGGCCGTGAAGTGGACCATGG TCGGAGAGAAGACCCCTACTGGAATGGCAACAAGAAAATGCAGTCCGAGTCTGATGTCCGCTTGAACCAAGGATCGAACTATAACCGGCAACCAAACCGCTTTTCAAACTTCAGTCCCAGAGAGAGGGGTCGCTTTCCAGAGGCTTCAGCTGAGCAGCCCAACACATATGACAG acgaACCCGATTTGATGGCGAgccagaagtaaaaaaaaatcgcCCTGCACCTCACAGAGAGGGCTCTGGCTTTGAACGTTACCCCAAGAACTTTGACACAGTTCGCAGAGCTGagccaccacctcctccacgcACTGAGCTCAGGGACACTGACCGCAGGGACAGAGATGAGAGACGGCCGGTGCCCATGCATGATCGTCCTATGGGAGCCAGAGCTACAATACCAGGGATGTCGCACAACCGTGCACCCAGAGACGGGGGGCATGGTTGGAAGAATGATGGGGGGGTGCACTCCAACAAAGGAGATATGCG AGGGCCTATGCGAATGCGTGCTGAGAGATCCAGCAGGGAAGGTCCAGGTCCAGCACTCAGAGGAGGCTCCTCAGCCAGCCGTGGAAGGAGCAGTTTCAgtgacagagatggaggaagacCCATGGTGATGAATGAACAG CCATTCAGCTCTGGACGCCAGGTTGTGGTAGAGCGTCACAGCAGGGAGCAGGGACTAAGGAAGGAGTGGCATAGTGGATCAAGCTCACAGGGTGGAGGCTTCCCTGATAATCGCAGGATGGGAGACAACCGAGGCAGCATGATGTCTCCTTCCAG TCACTCTTCATCTGGAATGAACAGAATTGTACAGATCACCAGCAACTCCATTCCCAGCAGCGGAAATGTGGGTGGATTCAAGCCCTTTAAAGGAACACAGCGTCAGTTCTAA
- the sltm gene encoding SAFB-like transcription modulator isoform X2, which produces MASGAISTESKKISELRVVDLKLELKRRNLDISGVKSVLLARLRQAVEDEGGDPENFQIQLLNDTPRKGGKAKGKRLDSDTDTTAEDVFSKETEEYESEKDVTDTDDGTRENSKAAPSEDSLAQPEAETLAEAEPESEAITVEADSEPEPEVDAEAEPEPEPEVDADADPEVDEDADLELDGEAEPEVEAELAEMDAEAMNSSKEAEDDHLSVSIPNEDAITLDVDGDDLLETGKHVKLPDPDAEKGTDEPEASAETGPDDDDMKVEETEGHKSGKKDDGSRCEPTKKDSRDSLKNADTGDKEKDSGKKGPSTTGASGQAKSSSRDRDGKVAKDEKGVVSSNSSSSRNVWVSGLSSNTKAADLKNLFSKYGKVLSAKVVTNARSPGSKCYGLVTMSSSTEVTRCVSHLDCTELHGQQIYVERAKNDPFRKDPSKKEAEDKAASSKSSDKRSSTGLKWPSKAQQSYKKEDKKTDKLSEKDKDLSKKQEAKSGKSDSVSSNLGQDSLKKDDRKHGRPKSPGKMMVVDHAKGDTNFGKMRPFRRGRYFERPPVNMNIQRRPKWLIPPEELEMMKEKQRPFINKGDDKDILPFEKMKEQRMRERMARLERVRRAVELRRRREIAEQERRERERVRLIREREERENLLRERQRVEMERQKLERERLERERLERERIRIEQERRKEAERMAREREELRRQQEQLRYEQEKRNNLKRGREVDHGRREDPYWNGNKKMQSESDVRLNQGSNYNRQPNRFSNFSPRERGRFPEASAEQPNTYDRRTRFDGEPEVKKNRPAPHREGSGFERYPKNFDTVRRAEPPPPPRTELRDTDRRDRDERRPVPMHDRPMGARATIPGMSHNRAPRDGGHGWKNDGGVHSNKGDIGPMRMRAERSSREGPGPALRGGSSASRGRSSFSDRDGGRPMVMNEQPFSSGRQVVVERHSREQGLRKEWHSGSSSQGGGFPDNRRMGDNRGSMMSPSSHSSSGMNRIVQITSNSIPSSGNVGGFKPFKGTQRQF; this is translated from the exons ATGGCGTCGGGTGCCATTTCCACGGAGTCCAAGAAAATATCAGAATTAAGAGTTGTTGATCTAAAATTAGAGCTCAAGCGAAGGAATTTGGATATATCTGGTGTGAAGAGTGTTCTTCTTGCAAGACTGAGACAG GCTGTTGAGGATGAAGGCGGGGACCCAGAAAACTTTCAAATCCAGCTTTTAAATGACACACCGCGAAAAGGTGGAAAAGCTAAag GAAAACGTTTGGATTCAGATACGGATACCACTGCGGAAGACGTGTTTTCCAAG GAAACTGAAGAGTATGAATCAGAAAAAG ATGTAACTGATACAGATGATGGTACACGTGAAAATTCTAAAGCTGCACCGAGTGAGGACAGCCTTGCTCAGCCTGAGGCTGAGACCCTAGCTGAGGCTGAACCAGAGTCAGAAGCCATCACGGTTGAGGCTGATTCAGAGCCTGAGCCAGAGGTGGATGCGGAGGctgagccagagccagagccagaggtCGATGCAGATGCTGACCCTGAGGTGGATGAGGACGCTGACCTAGAGCTGGATGGGGAGGCTGAGCCAGAGGTAGAGGCCGAATTGGCTGAGATGGATGCTGAAGCCATGAATTCCTCTAAAGAAGCAGAAGACGATCACCTATCCGTCTCAATCCCAAATGAAGATGCCATCACCCTAGATGTTGATGGTGATGATCTCCTGGAAACAGGTAAACATGTGAAACTTCCAGATCCAGATGCCGAGAAGGGCACTGATGAGCCAGAGGCCTCTGCTGAGACGGGCCCAGATGATGATGACATGAAGGTGGAAGAAACAGAGGGCCACAAAAGTGGTAAGAAAGATGATGGATCCAGGTGTGAGCCCACAAAGAAGGACAGCAGGGACTCCTTGAAGAACGCTGATACGGGAGATAAAGAAAAGGATTCTGGGAAGAAAGGCCCCTCCACTACTGGGGCATCAGGTCAAGCAAAGAG CTCTTCAAGAGACAGGGACGGGAAAGTTGCAAAAGATGAAAAGG GAGTtgtcagcagcaacagcagctcttCTCGTAACGTATGGGTGAGTGGCCTTTCCTCAAACACCAAAGCAGCTGATCTAAAGAACCTGTTCAGCAAGTATGGGAAA GTGTTAAGTGCCAAGGTGGTTACAAATGCTCGCAGTCCTGGTTCAAAATGTTATGGCTTGGTCACGATGTCTTCAAGTACAGAAGTCACGCGGTGTGTCTCCCACCTTGACTGTACTGAGCTCCACGGACAACAGATCTATGTTGAAAGG gccAAAAACGATCCATTCAGAAAAGATCCCtcaaagaaagaagcagaggacAAAGCAGCATCCAGCAAATCAAGTGACAAGCGCAGCTCCACAGGGTTAAAATGGCCTAGCAA AGCACAACAATCCTAcaaaaaagaagacaagaaaacagataaactttcagaaaaggacaaagattTATCCAAGAAACAGGAGGCTAAAAGTGGAAAATCAGACTCTGTTTCGTCCAACTTGGGCCAAGATTCTTTGAAGAAAGATGACAGAAAGCATGGAC GGCCAAAAAGCCCAGGCAAGATGATGGTTGTGGATCATGCCAAGGGAGATACAAATTTCGGCAAAATGAGACCTTTCAGAAGGGGGCGTTATTTTGAAAGA CCCCCTGTCAACATGAATATTCAAAGAAGGCCAAAATGGTTGATTCCACCTGAGGAG TTGGAGATGATGAAGGAAAAACAGCGACCATTCATCAACAAGGGGGATGACAAAGATATCCTGCCTTTTGAGAAGATGAAGGAGCAGAGGATGCGTGAACGAATGGCTCGTTTGGAGCGCGTCCGTAGAGCTGTAGAGTTGCGCAG GCGGCGTGAAATTGCTGAACAAGAACGGCGCGAACGAGAGCGTGTCCGTTTGATAAGAGAACGTGAAGAACGGGAGAACCTCCTCAGGGAACGCCAGAGAGTAGAAATGGAAAGACAAAAGCTTGAAAGGGAGCgcttggagagagagaggcttgagagagagagaattcgTATTGAACAG GAACGCCGGAAAGAGGCTGAACGCATGGCGCGCGAACGTGAGGAGCTGCGGcggcagcaggagcagctccGCTATGAGCAAGAAAAGAGGAACAACCTCAAAAGAGGCCGTGAAGTGGACCATGG TCGGAGAGAAGACCCCTACTGGAATGGCAACAAGAAAATGCAGTCCGAGTCTGATGTCCGCTTGAACCAAGGATCGAACTATAACCGGCAACCAAACCGCTTTTCAAACTTCAGTCCCAGAGAGAGGGGTCGCTTTCCAGAGGCTTCAGCTGAGCAGCCCAACACATATGACAG acgaACCCGATTTGATGGCGAgccagaagtaaaaaaaaatcgcCCTGCACCTCACAGAGAGGGCTCTGGCTTTGAACGTTACCCCAAGAACTTTGACACAGTTCGCAGAGCTGagccaccacctcctccacgcACTGAGCTCAGGGACACTGACCGCAGGGACAGAGATGAGAGACGGCCGGTGCCCATGCATGATCGTCCTATGGGAGCCAGAGCTACAATACCAGGGATGTCGCACAACCGTGCACCCAGAGACGGGGGGCATGGTTGGAAGAATGATGGGGGGGTGCACTCCAACAAAGGAGATAT AGGGCCTATGCGAATGCGTGCTGAGAGATCCAGCAGGGAAGGTCCAGGTCCAGCACTCAGAGGAGGCTCCTCAGCCAGCCGTGGAAGGAGCAGTTTCAgtgacagagatggaggaagacCCATGGTGATGAATGAACAG CCATTCAGCTCTGGACGCCAGGTTGTGGTAGAGCGTCACAGCAGGGAGCAGGGACTAAGGAAGGAGTGGCATAGTGGATCAAGCTCACAGGGTGGAGGCTTCCCTGATAATCGCAGGATGGGAGACAACCGAGGCAGCATGATGTCTCCTTCCAG TCACTCTTCATCTGGAATGAACAGAATTGTACAGATCACCAGCAACTCCATTCCCAGCAGCGGAAATGTGGGTGGATTCAAGCCCTTTAAAGGAACACAGCGTCAGTTCTAA